A portion of the Gossypium arboreum isolate Shixiya-1 chromosome 8, ASM2569848v2, whole genome shotgun sequence genome contains these proteins:
- the LOC108467816 gene encoding probable leucine-rich repeat receptor-like protein kinase At5g49770 — MENFSAFFPPSFIYCNYIFLPWCINLYRVYHSRKKEEMKTLYTWPKLATLCCIYCFFFIAFAFAAPSPDVADCSLNFTSYPYLPSGNCIGENGKVILWGSISSNLCCRNALNALFQVLAVRANQIPDSIIFIGQDSWNQCNSPFPSQPLVSLHSCGFDNFYSGSSKCSNLSLSQIQGSPPYLEAVKLCSDLSSSFDNTCKNCTDAIAKVAESLLALVQRQKDHTERTLCSLAAVLSVGAANVTDSSFGPNLFSCMSSLDDFDPGYIKLKRNLAKALVAVFVAAMVLILILVLVKFVTLKKSKIQKRLPKPLLPKDINNWSCLYIFSKAEIEKAISINNRKKSLGRGSAGEVFEGRLPSGQVVAIKRIKKGNSLDSFTREVAGLSRIRHPNLVSLLGCCIEGDEQYLVLEYCHSGNLADHILRKDTVLTWEKRVKILRDCALGLRYLHNYIDGCIVHRDIKLTNILLTEDLEPKLSDFGLAKMLGMEESKVFTDVRGTIGYMDPEYMSNAKLTCASDIYSFGIVALQLLSGQKVFELDLDASEQLTRKAKDVSMGNRPSTDFEDPRLHGNLNRKDFEAILQIAVLCVAKSSRGRPPIDVVFDELEKAWKNTVADMKMRKEIGPSATPQARSMEVTSL, encoded by the exons ATGGAAAATTTTTCAGCTTTTTTCCCCCCCTCTTTCATATACTGTAATTATATCTTTCTTCCATGGTGTATAAATCTTTATAGGGTCTACCATAGCAGAAAAAAAGAAGAGATGAAAACACTTTATACATGGCCGAAACTTGCCACCTTGTGCTGCATTTATTGCTTCTTTTTTATTGCCTTTGCTTTTGCTGCTCCTTCACCAGATGTTGCAG ATTGTTCCTTGAATTTCACTTCATACCCTTACCTACCAAGTGGTAACTGCATTGGTGAAAATGGGAAAGTCATCTTATGGGGCAGTATATCTTCAAATCTTTGCTGTCGAAATGCCCTCAATGCCTTGTTTCAAGTTCTTGCAGTTCGAGCTAATCAAATACCAGACAGTATCATCTTCATTGGACAAGATTCATGGAACCAATGCAATTCTCCATTTCCATCACAACCATTAGTTTCCCTACACTCTTGTGGATTTGACAATTTTTACTCTGGCAGTTCCAAATGTTCAAACCTATCCCTGTCACAAATTCAGGGCAGTCCACCTTACTTGGAAGCAGTAAAGTTATGTTCTGACTTAAGTTCTTCATTTGACAACACCTGCAAGAACTGCACTGATGCCATAGCAAAGGTAGCTGAATCTCTGTTGGCACTAGTTCAAAGGCAAAAGGATCATACTGAAAGAACATTATGTAGTTTAGCTGCAGTTCTTTCGGTTGGTGCTGCAAATGTTACTGATAGCTCTTTTGGTCCAAATTTGTTTAGCTGTATGTCTTCTTTAGATGATTTTG ATCCAGGCTATATCAAACTCAAAA GGAACCTAGCAAAAGCACTTGTTGCAGTCTTTGTAGCAGCCATGGTGCTGATTTTGATCCTAGTCTTGGTAAAATTTGTGACCCTAAAGAAAAGCAAGATCCAAAAAAGGCTTCCAAAACCACTGCTACCAAAGGACATCAATAACTGGTCTTGCCTCTACATCTTCTCAAAGGCTGAGATTGAGAAAGCTATAAGCATTAACAATAGAAAGAAGAGTTTAGGCCGAGGGAGTGCCGGCGAAGTTTTCGAAGGCAGGTTGCCTAGTGGACAAGTTGTGGCGATCAAGCGGATAAAGAAAGGCAACTCTTTGGATTCTTTCACTAGGGAAGTTGCCGGTCTATCCCGGATTCGGCATCCGAACCTTGTGTCTTTGCTTGGTTGCTGTATCGAAGGCGATGAGCAGTATTTGGTCTTGGAATATTGTCATTCAGGGAATCTTGCTGACCATATCCTAC GGAAAGACACTGTCTTGACATGGGAAAAAAGAGTTAAGATCCTAAGAGATTGTGCACTCGGGCTGAGGTATCTCCACAATTACATTGATGGATGCATTGTGCATAGAGATATTAAG CTCACAAACATCCTCTTGACTGAAGATTTGGAGCCTAAACTCTCAGATTTCGGGCTGGCAAAGATGCTAGGAATGGAGGAAAGCAAAGTTTTCACTGATGTTAGAGGAACAATAGGTTATATGGATCCAGAATATATGAGCAATGCTAAGCTAACCTGTGCCAGTGATATCTACAGCTTTGGCATTGTAGCCTTGCAACTTCTTTCAGGACAGAAAGTTTTCGAGTTGGATCTCGATGCCAGTGAACAACTTACACGCAAA GCAAAGGATGTGAGCATGGGAAATCGTCCATCAACAGATTTCGAAGATCCGAGGCTTCATGGGAATCTCAATAGGAAAGATTTCGAAGCCATTTTACAAATTGCAGTACTTTGTGTTGCCAAATCGAGTAGGGGCCGACCACCtattgatgttgtttttgatgagtTAGAGAAGGCTTGGAAAAACACAGTGGCTGACATG